GGCGGGACATTTTATGGGAATCCTGTAGGTTGTGTGGCTGGGCTCAAGACGATCGAATTGATCGAAAAGTTGTTACCAGATGTGCCTAGACTCGGAGAGATCGCGATGAAGAGGCTTAAAGAAATGCAGGAGAAGTATGAGATCATGGGTGATGTAAGAGGGATTGGGCTCATGCTCGCTGTAGAGTTCGTCGAGGATAGGAAAACGAAGAAGCCAGCCACAGAGAAGAGGAATAAGGTCATAGCAGAATGCTATAAGAATGGTTTGATAACTGTGGGAGCGGGTGCTTATAAGAATGTTATAAGATTACTCCCACCTCTGAATATAAGTAGAGAGCTTCTGAATAAGGGTTTAGATATTTTAGAGAGAGTCATTAAAGAAGTGCAAAAGGGTCTTTAATATAAATCCATCAAATTTGACATAATCGTACTTTAGCCACTCCTAGATCTCAGCATGAGTTTGGCTGATTTATTCTATGATACCAACGTCAAAACCTCAAAAATCATCTTGCTTAATGTGGCCAAATTTATAAAACTAAAAAAGGTTGTTTTAAGTTAAAAGATTATATAGGATCTTTGGATTTGATGCCATTAGTATTTATGGTAGATAGATATTTTCAACGATCCTCTCCATATGTTGAATCACCTCGCCTGGTTTGATCCTACCTTCTTCCATGATTATCTCTGTGATGTACCGTGATGGTGTTATATCGAAATAGATATTTCGAGCTTTTATACTGGGAGGGGCGTTGGGGTATAAAATTTCTGAAGGATCTTTTTCTTCTAGGGTGAATCTTAAGCCTAAATAACTTCTTACATCAAACTTACACTTTTCACAGACCGTATAGAATGGTACACCTTTATCTTTCGCAGCTAGAGCTAAACTATATGTACCTACTTTATTCACCAAAGAACCATCAGTTAGGATACTATCGGCACCTACCAAGACCAGATCTGAATCACCTACAAAGTAGCCAGCAGCGGAATCTGTAATCAAGGTTACAACAACATTTTCACCTTTACCTTCGAGCAACAACCCTTCTGCTAACTTCCTACCTTCGAATAGAGGCCTTGACTCCGTAATGTACACGCTCATTCTCTTACCCTCCTGAAGCGCATATTTCAGAGTTTGTAAGACGGTGGAGCTGAAGCTGTGTGTGATTATAGTAGCATCGTCTGGAATTAAATCCGATGCATACTTAGCAACCTTTAAGACCGCACTTCGAGTTTCATCTATAACTTTATCGATCTCGCTAGATATGAAGGCCTTCATATTAGAGATAGAGTGCTCAAAACCTTTCGACTTTGAGTAAGATAGTAATCGATAGAGTACAGAGCCGATAAGATTCGTTAAAGGAGCCATACTCGGTCTAGAGAGTATCAACTCTCTACCGAGAGTCATCAAGTATCTAATAAATTCGTTTAGAGAAGAAGTTTCGATCCGTTCAGAGGCTAACTTTAGTATCTTCAAAGCTTCGATCGCGAGCCATACCGACCCATGCTCACGATCATTTCTAACTTTATCAATTTCATCCTTTATGATCGCATCGATCGTGATAGTTTGAGGATGGAGAGAGGTAGGGGCTACCCTTTCCAAGGCTTCTTTCAACATCGGAACCGTACTGTATTTGAGTATTTCGTGAGGTTCGATCCACCGTGACTCTACATGCTCCCAATTTAACCGAATAGTATCGGAATTCGTATCGAATAGGAATGGGTAGACTACCCACACTACGCCGTGATCTTTATCGACTACGATCAAGGGGTCGCCTTGCTTGATCAGATTTATACGATCTTTGGTTAGGCCCAATTCTTCTTCTATCTCCTTTACAGCTCTAGCCTGAGGATCCTCACCTTTCTCTAAATAACCACTTATCCCAGCCCACTTACCTTTATAACTACTTACTCGATCACTCCTCTTTAGAATCAATACCTTCCCATCAAATCGAAGAAAAGAAGTAACTACGTGCTTTACATTCAAATTTTATCACATTAAAATTTTGTAATGTGATTGAAGCAATTAAAGTTTAATGTATTAGGTGATTTAGGCGATCTTGTAACGAGGATGGCTTCGATCTGGCCTCTTTCCTCGCTCCATACATAGTTGGCTGTACGCTACATTTACCATGGCGATCGTAGGGAATACAATCTTTGCATTCTCTATCGGACCGTAGAGTATAAAGTCTGCACCCGCTGCTACAGCTATCGCTGAAGCGACAGCGCTCGCTGGCTTTATCACATAATCACCGATCTTCTCTCTTACACCCCTCCATAAAGCTATCGCATTATGTACACCACAACCAGCGGGCAAGCCGAATTCATCCTTGATTCGATAGATGGCTTCACAAGCCATCCCGAGGCTAGGTATATCAAGGACACATGTATCTATCAATGTACTTTCGATACCAACTCGTTCTGCTATACTCAAAAGATCCTTGGCCTTTATAATCCTCCCATTCGTAGAGAAGTCTTTGGTATTTATCGTAAGGAGTATA
The nucleotide sequence above comes from Nitrososphaerales archaeon. Encoded proteins:
- a CDS encoding tetrahydromethanopterin S-methyltransferase subunit H, yielding MWIFRTPQKTFKIGNIEVGGYPGERPTLLIGSIFYRGHKIVSDEKEGIFDREKAEALIKAQEEYSDKTGLPHVIDIIGGSPKAIVKYIDYVSSVTDGIIGIDGITASVRIEALKYIKESGVKNAIIYNSLSDPKEEELNAIKESGVKNAILLTINTKDFSTNGRIIKAKDLLSIAERVGIESTLIDTCVLDIPSLGMACEAIYRIKDEFGLPAGCGVHNAIALWRGVREKIGDYVIKPASAVASAIAVAAGADFILYGPIENAKIVFPTIAMVNVAYSQLCMERGKRPDRSHPRYKIA
- a CDS encoding NUDIX domain-containing protein; amino-acid sequence: MNVKHVVTSFLRFDGKVLILKRSDRVSSYKGKWAGISGYLEKGEDPQARAVKEIEEELGLTKDRINLIKQGDPLIVVDKDHGVVWVVYPFLFDTNSDTIRLNWEHVESRWIEPHEILKYSTVPMLKEALERVAPTSLHPQTITIDAIIKDEIDKVRNDREHGSVWLAIEALKILKLASERIETSSLNEFIRYLMTLGRELILSRPSMAPLTNLIGSVLYRLLSYSKSKGFEHSISNMKAFISSEIDKVIDETRSAVLKVAKYASDLIPDDATIITHSFSSTVLQTLKYALQEGKRMSVYITESRPLFEGRKLAEGLLLEGKGENVVVTLITDSAAGYFVGDSDLVLVGADSILTDGSLVNKVGTYSLALAAKDKGVPFYTVCEKCKFDVRSYLGLRFTLEEKDPSEILYPNAPPSIKARNIYFDITPSRYITEIIMEEGRIKPGEVIQHMERIVENIYLP